In Rhododendron vialii isolate Sample 1 chromosome 9a, ASM3025357v1, the following are encoded in one genomic region:
- the LOC131300671 gene encoding probable LRR receptor-like serine/threonine-protein kinase At1g56140 isoform X5: MGGSPTPSVLCALALYFVFLLGLDRLVQIVRAQNGTTPPSEVSALNSVFSQWGLSPTYYQWNISGEPCSGAAIDTTAATALDVTFGDYNPGIKCDCNGTVCHITQLKVFALDVTGGIPEELWSLTSLTKLSICMNNFSGSLPSELGNLVKLEQLFFDSSGVRGAIPSTFAALQNLQIVWGSDNELTGSIPEFIGNWSKLSNLSFQGNAFEGGIPSTFSKLTSLTDLRISDLSNGSSSLAFLKDMTSLSTLILRNNNISSTIPSNIGDFLSLSQLDLSFNNLTGPIPDSLFNLSKLSYLFLGNNKLTGMLPALKSPSLLHIDVSYNQLSVELPSWANNSVLATGLDCIQQKFPCLGNIRSSPKYSYFAINCGGPEITSSSQIVYEWDDETLGPATYYESSTKRWAVSNVGHFNDINNPQYTSVSSSPVITNSDSRLFQTARISPGSLRYFGLGLENGNYNVTLQFAETAFLNPPTRNSLGRRVFDIYIQGNLVRKDFDIKKAAGGVSFKAVQIDFRAQVSKNYLEIHLFWAGKGTCRIPAPGTYGPSISAISAVRDFIPTVGKNPKKSKTGLIVKIVVPVGVVSFLSVLVLYWFVLCRKGLGWDDDEELLGMDVRPYTISYAELKAATEDFNPANKLGEGGFGPVFKGTLNDGRVIAVKQLSVDSRQGKDQFVAEIATTSAVQHRNLVKLYGCCIEGNKRLIVYEYLENKSLDQALFAGKTSLFLNWPIRFDICLGVARGLAYLHMESRLRIVHRDVKASNILLDSDLNPKVSDFGLAKLFDDKKTHINTRVAGTFGYLAPEYAMLGQLTEKADVFGFGVVALEIVSGRPNTDPSLEEEKIYLLKWAWHVHENNREVELVDARLLEFDEEEVKRVIGVALLCTQTSPQQRPSMPRVVAMLSGDIEVGAVTSRPGYFTDWNFDTTSFITTDTPSVENKHSQFSSSTSRILQVQRT, encoded by the exons CCTCCTGGGTTTGGACCGCTTGGTTCAGATTGTCCGAGCTCAAAATGGTACTACTCCTCCTTCCGAag TGAGTGCTTTGAACTCCGTCTTCAGCCAATGGGGACTATCCCCAACATATTATCAATGGAACATTAGCGGAGAACCATGCAGTGGAGCCGCCATCGACACTACGGCCGCTACTGCTCTCGATGTCACCTTTGGAGATTACAATCCCGGTATCAAATGCGATTGCAATGGGACTGTTTGCCACATTACCCAACT CAAAGTCTTTGCTCTGGATGTTACTGGAGGAATCCCGGAGGAGCTGTGGTCTTTGACTTCCCTCACAAAATT AAGCATTTGCATGAATAACTTCTCTGGCTCTCTCCCATCAGAACTGGGGAATTTGGTAAAATTAGAGCAACT CTTCTTCGACAGTTCTGGAGTTAGAGGAGCTATTCCATCTACATTTGCTGCTCTACAAAACCTGCAAATAGT GTGGGGTTCGGATAATGAACTCACAGGGAGCATACCTGAATTCATAGGGAACTGGTCAAAACTTAGCAACCT GAGTTTTCAAGGAAACGCCTTTGAAGGTGGAATACCatcaacattttccaaattgaCCTCTTTGACGGACTT GAGAATAAGCGATTTATCTAACGGAAGCTCTTCACTAGCATTTCTAAAAGATATGACGTCTCTGAGTACCTT AATTCTAAGGAATAACAATATTTCTAGTACCATCCCCTCCAATATTGGTGATTTTCTAAGTTTGTCTCAACT GGATTTGAGCTTTAACAATTTAACTGGACCAATTCCAGATTCTCTCTTCAATTTGAGCAAGCTTTCCTACTT GTTTCTTGGGAATAATAAATTGACTGGAATGCTTCCCGCACTAAAGAGTCCTTCTCTTCTGCATAT AGATGTGTCATACAATCAATTATCGGTGGAACTTCCATCTTGGGCAAACAACAG TGTTCTGGCTACGGGATTGGATTGTATTCAACAGAAATTTCCCTGCCTTGGGAATATTCGCAGTTCTCCTAAGT ATTCCTACTTTGCGATTAATTGTGGTGGTCCAGAGATAACATCTAGTAGTCAGATTGTATATGAGTGGGATGACGAGACTCTTGGTCCAGCTACTTATTATGAGAGTAGTACAAAAAGGTGGGCAGTAAGTAATGTCGGGCACTTCAACGATATAAACAATCCCCAGTATACGAGTGTCTCTTCATCTCCGGTCATAACTAATTCAGACTCGAGGCTGTTCCAAACAGCACGGATATCGCCGGGATCACTAAGATATTTTGGGCTGGGACTTGAGAATGGTAATTACAATGTGACTCTCCAGTTTGCAGAGACAGCATTCTTAAATCCCCCAACTCGGAACAGTCTTGGAAGGCGTGTTTTTGATATATACATCCAG GGGAATCTGGTTCGGAAAGATTTCGACATAAAAAAAGCGGCCGGTGGGGTCTCTTTCAAAGCTGTTCAGATTGATTTCCGAGCTCAGGTATCGAAAAACTATCTTGAAATCCATCTATTTTGGGCTGGTAAAGGGACTTGCCGTATACCTGCTCCAGGTACATATGGACCTTCTATTTCAGCAATCAGTGCTGTCCGAG ATTTCATCCCCACTGTTGGTAAAAACCCTAAAAAGAGTAAGACTGGTTTGATTGTGAAGATTGTTGTTCCTGTTGGAGTTGTAAGCTTTCTATCTGTCCTCGTGCTCTATTGGTTTGTCCTTTGCCGAAAAGGGCTTGGATGGGACGACGATGAAG AGCTCCTAGGGATGGATGTTAGGCCCTACACTATCAGTTATGCAGAACTAAAGGCTGCAACAGAAGATTTTAATCCTGCAAACAAACTTGGGGAGGGAGGCTTTGGACCCGTTTTTAAG GGAACACTTAATGATGGGAGGGTTATTGCTGTCAAGCAACTGTCTGTGGACTCCCGCCAAGGAAAGGATCAATTTGTTGCAGAGATTGCTACAACATCTGCTGTTCAACACCGAAATCTTGTGAAATTGTACGGATGCTGCATTGAGGGAAATAAACGACTGATTGTTTATGAGTATCTTGAAAACAAGAGTCTTGATCAAGCATTGTTTG CAGGGAAGACAAGTTTGTTTCTTAACTGGCCCATCCGCTTTGATATATGCTTGGGTGTAGCAAGGGGTCTAGCTTATCTTCACATGGAATCTCGGCTTCGCATTGTACACagggatgttaaggccagcaaTATTCTTCTTGACTCTGACCTCAACCCCAAAGTTTCTGATTTTGGTTTGGCCAaactttttgatgacaaaaagacCCACATCAATACTCGTGTTGCAGGGACATT TGGGTATCTTGCACCTGAGTATGCTATGCTTGGGCAACTTACAGAAAAGGCCGATGTGTTTGGCTTTGGTGTTGTAGCTTTGGAGATTGTCAGTGGAAGGCCAAATACTGACCCGAgcttggaagaagaaaagatctATCTTCTTAAATGG GCCTGGCATGTGCATGAAAACAACCGTGAAGTTGAGCTAGTGGATGCTAGATTGTTAGAATTTGACGAGGAAGAAGTAAAACGAGTTATAGGAGTAGCTCTTTTGTGCACCCAGACATCCCCACAGCAACGCCCCTCCATGCCGCGTGTAGTGGCGATGCTTTCAGGAGACATTGAAGTTGGTGCAGTTACTTCACGACCAGGATATTTTACTGATTGGAACTTCGACACAACCAGTTTTATTACTACGGATACTCCAAGTGTAGAAAACAAACATAGCCAATTCAGTTCATCAACGAGTCGGATACTCCAAGTGCAACGAACATAG
- the LOC131300671 gene encoding probable LRR receptor-like serine/threonine-protein kinase At1g56140 isoform X6, with protein MGGSPTPSVLCALALYFVFLLGLDRLVQIVRAQNGTTPPSEVSALNSVFSQWGLSPTYYQWNISGEPCSGAAIDTTAATALDVTFGDYNPGIKCDCNGTVCHITQLKVFALDVTGGIPEELWSLTSLTKLNLARNYLTGPLSSSIANLTQMEELILGANALSGEVPKELGKLTNLTLLSICMNNFSGSLPSELGNLVKLEQLFFDSSGVRGAIPSTFAALQNLQIVWGSDNELTGSIPEFIGNWSKLSNLSFQGNAFEGGIPSTFSKLTSLTDLRISDLSNGSSSLAFLKDMTSLSTLILRNNNISSTIPSNIGDFLSLSQLDLSFNNLTGPIPDSLFNLSKLSYLFLGNNKLTGMLPALKSPSLLHIDVSYNQLSVELPSWANNSVLATGLDCIQQKFPCLGNIRSSPKYSYFAINCGGPEITSSSQIVYEWDDETLGPATYYESSTKRWAVSNVGHFNDINNPQYTSVSSSPVITNSDSRLFQTARISPGSLRYFGLGLENGNYNVTLQFAETAFLNPPTRNSLGRRVFDIYIQGNLVRKDFDIKKAAGGVSFKAVQIDFRAQVSKNYLEIHLFWAGKGTCRIPAPGTYGPSISAISAVRELLGMDVRPYTISYAELKAATEDFNPANKLGEGGFGPVFKGTLNDGRVIAVKQLSVDSRQGKDQFVAEIATTSAVQHRNLVKLYGCCIEGNKRLIVYEYLENKSLDQALFAGKTSLFLNWPIRFDICLGVARGLAYLHMESRLRIVHRDVKASNILLDSDLNPKVSDFGLAKLFDDKKTHINTRVAGTFGYLAPEYAMLGQLTEKADVFGFGVVALEIVSGRPNTDPSLEEEKIYLLKWAWHVHENNREVELVDARLLEFDEEEVKRVIGVALLCTQTSPQQRPSMPRVVAMLSGDIEVGAVTSRPGYFTDWNFDTTSFITTDTPSVENKHSQFSSSTSRILQVQRT; from the exons CCTCCTGGGTTTGGACCGCTTGGTTCAGATTGTCCGAGCTCAAAATGGTACTACTCCTCCTTCCGAag TGAGTGCTTTGAACTCCGTCTTCAGCCAATGGGGACTATCCCCAACATATTATCAATGGAACATTAGCGGAGAACCATGCAGTGGAGCCGCCATCGACACTACGGCCGCTACTGCTCTCGATGTCACCTTTGGAGATTACAATCCCGGTATCAAATGCGATTGCAATGGGACTGTTTGCCACATTACCCAACT CAAAGTCTTTGCTCTGGATGTTACTGGAGGAATCCCGGAGGAGCTGTGGTCTTTGACTTCCCTCACAAAATT GAATTTGGCCCGAAATTACCTGACTGGTCCCCTGTCTTCATCCATTGCCAATCTAACGCAAATGGAGGAGCT GATCCTGGGGGCTAATGCATTATCGGGGGAGGTTCCAAAGGAACTTGGAAAACTAACTAATCTCACATTATT AAGCATTTGCATGAATAACTTCTCTGGCTCTCTCCCATCAGAACTGGGGAATTTGGTAAAATTAGAGCAACT CTTCTTCGACAGTTCTGGAGTTAGAGGAGCTATTCCATCTACATTTGCTGCTCTACAAAACCTGCAAATAGT GTGGGGTTCGGATAATGAACTCACAGGGAGCATACCTGAATTCATAGGGAACTGGTCAAAACTTAGCAACCT GAGTTTTCAAGGAAACGCCTTTGAAGGTGGAATACCatcaacattttccaaattgaCCTCTTTGACGGACTT GAGAATAAGCGATTTATCTAACGGAAGCTCTTCACTAGCATTTCTAAAAGATATGACGTCTCTGAGTACCTT AATTCTAAGGAATAACAATATTTCTAGTACCATCCCCTCCAATATTGGTGATTTTCTAAGTTTGTCTCAACT GGATTTGAGCTTTAACAATTTAACTGGACCAATTCCAGATTCTCTCTTCAATTTGAGCAAGCTTTCCTACTT GTTTCTTGGGAATAATAAATTGACTGGAATGCTTCCCGCACTAAAGAGTCCTTCTCTTCTGCATAT AGATGTGTCATACAATCAATTATCGGTGGAACTTCCATCTTGGGCAAACAACAG TGTTCTGGCTACGGGATTGGATTGTATTCAACAGAAATTTCCCTGCCTTGGGAATATTCGCAGTTCTCCTAAGT ATTCCTACTTTGCGATTAATTGTGGTGGTCCAGAGATAACATCTAGTAGTCAGATTGTATATGAGTGGGATGACGAGACTCTTGGTCCAGCTACTTATTATGAGAGTAGTACAAAAAGGTGGGCAGTAAGTAATGTCGGGCACTTCAACGATATAAACAATCCCCAGTATACGAGTGTCTCTTCATCTCCGGTCATAACTAATTCAGACTCGAGGCTGTTCCAAACAGCACGGATATCGCCGGGATCACTAAGATATTTTGGGCTGGGACTTGAGAATGGTAATTACAATGTGACTCTCCAGTTTGCAGAGACAGCATTCTTAAATCCCCCAACTCGGAACAGTCTTGGAAGGCGTGTTTTTGATATATACATCCAG GGGAATCTGGTTCGGAAAGATTTCGACATAAAAAAAGCGGCCGGTGGGGTCTCTTTCAAAGCTGTTCAGATTGATTTCCGAGCTCAGGTATCGAAAAACTATCTTGAAATCCATCTATTTTGGGCTGGTAAAGGGACTTGCCGTATACCTGCTCCAGGTACATATGGACCTTCTATTTCAGCAATCAGTGCTGTCCGAG AGCTCCTAGGGATGGATGTTAGGCCCTACACTATCAGTTATGCAGAACTAAAGGCTGCAACAGAAGATTTTAATCCTGCAAACAAACTTGGGGAGGGAGGCTTTGGACCCGTTTTTAAG GGAACACTTAATGATGGGAGGGTTATTGCTGTCAAGCAACTGTCTGTGGACTCCCGCCAAGGAAAGGATCAATTTGTTGCAGAGATTGCTACAACATCTGCTGTTCAACACCGAAATCTTGTGAAATTGTACGGATGCTGCATTGAGGGAAATAAACGACTGATTGTTTATGAGTATCTTGAAAACAAGAGTCTTGATCAAGCATTGTTTG CAGGGAAGACAAGTTTGTTTCTTAACTGGCCCATCCGCTTTGATATATGCTTGGGTGTAGCAAGGGGTCTAGCTTATCTTCACATGGAATCTCGGCTTCGCATTGTACACagggatgttaaggccagcaaTATTCTTCTTGACTCTGACCTCAACCCCAAAGTTTCTGATTTTGGTTTGGCCAaactttttgatgacaaaaagacCCACATCAATACTCGTGTTGCAGGGACATT TGGGTATCTTGCACCTGAGTATGCTATGCTTGGGCAACTTACAGAAAAGGCCGATGTGTTTGGCTTTGGTGTTGTAGCTTTGGAGATTGTCAGTGGAAGGCCAAATACTGACCCGAgcttggaagaagaaaagatctATCTTCTTAAATGG GCCTGGCATGTGCATGAAAACAACCGTGAAGTTGAGCTAGTGGATGCTAGATTGTTAGAATTTGACGAGGAAGAAGTAAAACGAGTTATAGGAGTAGCTCTTTTGTGCACCCAGACATCCCCACAGCAACGCCCCTCCATGCCGCGTGTAGTGGCGATGCTTTCAGGAGACATTGAAGTTGGTGCAGTTACTTCACGACCAGGATATTTTACTGATTGGAACTTCGACACAACCAGTTTTATTACTACGGATACTCCAAGTGTAGAAAACAAACATAGCCAATTCAGTTCATCAACGAGTCGGATACTCCAAGTGCAACGAACATAG
- the LOC131300671 gene encoding probable LRR receptor-like serine/threonine-protein kinase At1g56140 isoform X2 — MGGSPTPSVLCALALYFVFLLGLDRLVQIVRAQNGTTPPSEVSALNSVFSQWGLSPTYYQWNISGEPCSGAAIDTTAATALDVTFGDYNPGIKCDCNGTVCHITQLKVFALDVTGGIPEELWSLTSLTKLNLARNYLTGPLSSSIANLTQMEELILGANALSGEVPKELGKLTNLTLLSICMNNFSGSLPSELGNLVKLEQLFFDSSGVRGAIPSTFAALQNLQIVWGSDNELTGSIPEFIGNWSKLSNLSFQGNAFEGGIPSTFSKLTSLTDLRISDLSNGSSSLAFLKDMTSLSTLILRNNNISSTIPSNIGDFLSLSQLDLSFNNLTGPIPDSLFNLSKLSYLFLGNNKLTGMLPALKSPSLLHIDVSYNQLSVELPSWANNSVLATGLDCIQQKFPCLGNIRSSPKYSYFAINCGGPEITSSSQIVYEWDDETLGPATYYESSTKRWAVSNVGHFNDINNPQYTSVSSSPVITNSDSRLFQTARISPGSLRYFGLGLENGNYNVTLQFAETAFLNPPTRNSLGRRVFDIYIQGNLVRKDFDIKKAAGGVSFKAVQIDFRAQVSKNYLEIHLFWAGKGTCRIPAPGTYGPSISAISAVRDFIPTVGKNPKKSKTGLIVKIVVPVGVVSFLSVLVLYWFVLCRKGLGWDDDEELLGMDVRPYTISYAELKAATEDFNPANKLGEGGFGPVFKGTLNDGRVIAVKQLSVDSRQGKDQFVAEIATTSAVQHRNLVKLYGCCIEGNKRLIVYEYLENKSLDQALFGKTSLFLNWPIRFDICLGVARGLAYLHMESRLRIVHRDVKASNILLDSDLNPKVSDFGLAKLFDDKKTHINTRVAGTFGYLAPEYAMLGQLTEKADVFGFGVVALEIVSGRPNTDPSLEEEKIYLLKWAWHVHENNREVELVDARLLEFDEEEVKRVIGVALLCTQTSPQQRPSMPRVVAMLSGDIEVGAVTSRPGYFTDWNFDTTSFITTDTPSVENKHSQFSSSTSRILQVQRT; from the exons CCTCCTGGGTTTGGACCGCTTGGTTCAGATTGTCCGAGCTCAAAATGGTACTACTCCTCCTTCCGAag TGAGTGCTTTGAACTCCGTCTTCAGCCAATGGGGACTATCCCCAACATATTATCAATGGAACATTAGCGGAGAACCATGCAGTGGAGCCGCCATCGACACTACGGCCGCTACTGCTCTCGATGTCACCTTTGGAGATTACAATCCCGGTATCAAATGCGATTGCAATGGGACTGTTTGCCACATTACCCAACT CAAAGTCTTTGCTCTGGATGTTACTGGAGGAATCCCGGAGGAGCTGTGGTCTTTGACTTCCCTCACAAAATT GAATTTGGCCCGAAATTACCTGACTGGTCCCCTGTCTTCATCCATTGCCAATCTAACGCAAATGGAGGAGCT GATCCTGGGGGCTAATGCATTATCGGGGGAGGTTCCAAAGGAACTTGGAAAACTAACTAATCTCACATTATT AAGCATTTGCATGAATAACTTCTCTGGCTCTCTCCCATCAGAACTGGGGAATTTGGTAAAATTAGAGCAACT CTTCTTCGACAGTTCTGGAGTTAGAGGAGCTATTCCATCTACATTTGCTGCTCTACAAAACCTGCAAATAGT GTGGGGTTCGGATAATGAACTCACAGGGAGCATACCTGAATTCATAGGGAACTGGTCAAAACTTAGCAACCT GAGTTTTCAAGGAAACGCCTTTGAAGGTGGAATACCatcaacattttccaaattgaCCTCTTTGACGGACTT GAGAATAAGCGATTTATCTAACGGAAGCTCTTCACTAGCATTTCTAAAAGATATGACGTCTCTGAGTACCTT AATTCTAAGGAATAACAATATTTCTAGTACCATCCCCTCCAATATTGGTGATTTTCTAAGTTTGTCTCAACT GGATTTGAGCTTTAACAATTTAACTGGACCAATTCCAGATTCTCTCTTCAATTTGAGCAAGCTTTCCTACTT GTTTCTTGGGAATAATAAATTGACTGGAATGCTTCCCGCACTAAAGAGTCCTTCTCTTCTGCATAT AGATGTGTCATACAATCAATTATCGGTGGAACTTCCATCTTGGGCAAACAACAG TGTTCTGGCTACGGGATTGGATTGTATTCAACAGAAATTTCCCTGCCTTGGGAATATTCGCAGTTCTCCTAAGT ATTCCTACTTTGCGATTAATTGTGGTGGTCCAGAGATAACATCTAGTAGTCAGATTGTATATGAGTGGGATGACGAGACTCTTGGTCCAGCTACTTATTATGAGAGTAGTACAAAAAGGTGGGCAGTAAGTAATGTCGGGCACTTCAACGATATAAACAATCCCCAGTATACGAGTGTCTCTTCATCTCCGGTCATAACTAATTCAGACTCGAGGCTGTTCCAAACAGCACGGATATCGCCGGGATCACTAAGATATTTTGGGCTGGGACTTGAGAATGGTAATTACAATGTGACTCTCCAGTTTGCAGAGACAGCATTCTTAAATCCCCCAACTCGGAACAGTCTTGGAAGGCGTGTTTTTGATATATACATCCAG GGGAATCTGGTTCGGAAAGATTTCGACATAAAAAAAGCGGCCGGTGGGGTCTCTTTCAAAGCTGTTCAGATTGATTTCCGAGCTCAGGTATCGAAAAACTATCTTGAAATCCATCTATTTTGGGCTGGTAAAGGGACTTGCCGTATACCTGCTCCAGGTACATATGGACCTTCTATTTCAGCAATCAGTGCTGTCCGAG ATTTCATCCCCACTGTTGGTAAAAACCCTAAAAAGAGTAAGACTGGTTTGATTGTGAAGATTGTTGTTCCTGTTGGAGTTGTAAGCTTTCTATCTGTCCTCGTGCTCTATTGGTTTGTCCTTTGCCGAAAAGGGCTTGGATGGGACGACGATGAAG AGCTCCTAGGGATGGATGTTAGGCCCTACACTATCAGTTATGCAGAACTAAAGGCTGCAACAGAAGATTTTAATCCTGCAAACAAACTTGGGGAGGGAGGCTTTGGACCCGTTTTTAAG GGAACACTTAATGATGGGAGGGTTATTGCTGTCAAGCAACTGTCTGTGGACTCCCGCCAAGGAAAGGATCAATTTGTTGCAGAGATTGCTACAACATCTGCTGTTCAACACCGAAATCTTGTGAAATTGTACGGATGCTGCATTGAGGGAAATAAACGACTGATTGTTTATGAGTATCTTGAAAACAAGAGTCTTGATCAAGCATTGTTTG GGAAGACAAGTTTGTTTCTTAACTGGCCCATCCGCTTTGATATATGCTTGGGTGTAGCAAGGGGTCTAGCTTATCTTCACATGGAATCTCGGCTTCGCATTGTACACagggatgttaaggccagcaaTATTCTTCTTGACTCTGACCTCAACCCCAAAGTTTCTGATTTTGGTTTGGCCAaactttttgatgacaaaaagacCCACATCAATACTCGTGTTGCAGGGACATT TGGGTATCTTGCACCTGAGTATGCTATGCTTGGGCAACTTACAGAAAAGGCCGATGTGTTTGGCTTTGGTGTTGTAGCTTTGGAGATTGTCAGTGGAAGGCCAAATACTGACCCGAgcttggaagaagaaaagatctATCTTCTTAAATGG GCCTGGCATGTGCATGAAAACAACCGTGAAGTTGAGCTAGTGGATGCTAGATTGTTAGAATTTGACGAGGAAGAAGTAAAACGAGTTATAGGAGTAGCTCTTTTGTGCACCCAGACATCCCCACAGCAACGCCCCTCCATGCCGCGTGTAGTGGCGATGCTTTCAGGAGACATTGAAGTTGGTGCAGTTACTTCACGACCAGGATATTTTACTGATTGGAACTTCGACACAACCAGTTTTATTACTACGGATACTCCAAGTGTAGAAAACAAACATAGCCAATTCAGTTCATCAACGAGTCGGATACTCCAAGTGCAACGAACATAG